A DNA window from Amycolatopsis sp. DSM 110486 contains the following coding sequences:
- a CDS encoding sugar ABC transporter permease: MTETPAKAPQPDQANAIADFGIDTTSMSTGEAIKDYFARMKDGQLGSVPAVLGVIVLAILFSALSSDFFTLRNIANLLAQGAGQTIIAMGIVFVLLLGEIDLSAGTASGVCASLMALHYVHNGNLLGTMGGGVFITFIAVLALAVILAVLQRIWAGAVVAGIGIVVILIGVPVNAWLEMLIAICTGTAIGCITGFLVSKIGMPSFVVTLALFIVWQGVILQFIGEGGTLPISTSQTLNAVANGNLSVLGSWILFIVAAGGYALVALGQHFSRLKRGLVVQPTPIVLFKVGLVAVIAGVATYLLTVNRSSNNLVVIEGVPYVVPIVLALLVAGTYVLNRTRYGRHLYAVGGNQEAARRAGINVPKLRTSVFVISSTFAAIGAIVYSSKIGSVNPQSGGLNTLLFAVGAAVIGGTSLFGGKGRVIDAVIGGAVLAIVNNGLGLLQQTAAVVNIVTGLVLLLAATVDALSRRRAAASAR; this comes from the coding sequence ATGACTGAGACCCCAGCCAAGGCCCCGCAGCCGGACCAGGCGAACGCGATCGCCGACTTCGGTATCGACACCACGTCGATGTCGACGGGCGAGGCGATCAAGGACTACTTCGCGCGGATGAAGGACGGCCAGCTCGGCTCGGTCCCGGCCGTGCTCGGCGTGATCGTCCTGGCGATCCTCTTCAGCGCCCTCTCGAGTGACTTCTTCACGCTTCGCAACATCGCGAACCTGCTCGCGCAGGGCGCGGGCCAGACCATCATCGCGATGGGCATCGTGTTCGTGCTGCTGCTCGGTGAGATCGACCTGTCGGCCGGTACGGCCTCCGGTGTGTGCGCCTCGCTGATGGCGCTGCACTACGTGCACAACGGGAACCTGCTGGGCACCATGGGCGGCGGCGTGTTCATCACGTTCATCGCCGTGCTCGCGCTCGCCGTGATCCTGGCCGTGCTGCAGCGGATCTGGGCCGGGGCGGTGGTGGCGGGGATCGGCATCGTGGTGATCCTCATCGGTGTCCCGGTGAACGCGTGGCTCGAGATGCTGATCGCGATCTGCACCGGCACGGCCATCGGCTGCATCACCGGTTTCCTCGTCTCGAAGATCGGCATGCCGTCGTTCGTCGTGACCCTGGCGCTGTTCATCGTGTGGCAGGGCGTGATCCTGCAGTTCATCGGTGAGGGCGGCACGCTGCCGATCAGCACGAGCCAGACGCTGAACGCGGTGGCCAACGGAAACCTGTCGGTGCTGGGCAGCTGGATCCTCTTCATCGTCGCGGCGGGTGGTTACGCGCTCGTGGCTCTGGGGCAGCACTTCTCGCGGCTCAAGCGCGGTCTCGTGGTGCAGCCGACGCCGATCGTGCTGTTCAAGGTCGGCCTGGTCGCGGTGATCGCGGGAGTCGCGACGTACCTGCTCACCGTCAACCGCTCGTCCAACAACCTCGTGGTGATCGAGGGCGTGCCCTACGTCGTCCCGATCGTGCTGGCGCTGCTCGTCGCGGGCACCTACGTGCTCAACCGGACGCGCTACGGCCGGCACCTCTACGCCGTCGGTGGCAACCAGGAAGCGGCCCGCCGCGCCGGTATCAACGTGCCGAAGCTGCGCACCAGCGTGTTCGTGATCAGCTCGACGTTCGCGGCGATCGGCGCGATCGTGTACTCGTCGAAGATCGGCTCGGTCAACCCGCAGTCCGGTGGCCTCAACACGCTGCTGTTCGCGGTAGGCGCGGCGGTCATCGGTGGTACGTCGCTGTTCGGCGGCAAGGGCCGGGTCATCGACGCGGTGATCGGTGGTGCCGTGCTGGCGATCGTGAACAACGGCCTGGGCCTGCTCCAGCAGACCGCCGCCGTGGTGAACATCGTCACCGGTCTCGTTCTGCTGCTCGCGGCCACGGTCGACGCGCTGTCGCGGCGCCGAGCGGCTGCGTCGGCACGCTGA
- a CDS encoding glutamine synthetase family protein, with translation MTKAASAVAKDLALSGVGGVHLSWADNNGIPRSRIVPIHGLAGAAARGVGATSLFAVFDSHDAITYGHAGLATPSGDIRLVPVLERLRRLAGQRALAWAPARQVAADGSPWPYCQRSVLERQVAEAGRRGLEFLAGYELEFAVTPAGSTDVVAAPGHPGPAYSPHALVRLDGFVAALLHDFAANGLEIGQLHAEYGPAQLELSLAATDPVSAADDQLLARQTIHAAAHAHGLAVSFAPLVSLAAAGNGWHLHTSVRRRGRNLLAGEGRPGDLAGEGAAYLGGLLRDLPALTAVTAPSVPSTLRLRPGYFAGAYAFWGVENREAPLRYVPDSALLGPDHANVELKASDASANPYLALAVVLAAGMAGIEDGAPLPEPIAEDPGGWTAGERETRGVLPLPANPADQAAALLASPRVSGALGDELLGAFRAVRASDAAWAADRTPEEIVAAHAWRY, from the coding sequence ATGACCAAGGCGGCGTCGGCGGTCGCGAAGGACCTGGCCTTGTCCGGGGTGGGCGGAGTGCACCTGTCCTGGGCCGACAACAACGGCATCCCGCGCTCGCGCATCGTGCCCATCCACGGCCTCGCGGGCGCCGCCGCCCGCGGCGTGGGCGCGACCTCGCTGTTCGCCGTGTTCGACAGCCACGACGCCATCACCTACGGCCACGCGGGCCTGGCGACGCCGTCCGGCGACATCCGGCTGGTGCCGGTGCTGGAACGCCTGCGGCGTCTCGCCGGCCAGCGCGCGCTCGCCTGGGCGCCCGCGCGGCAGGTCGCCGCCGACGGCTCGCCCTGGCCCTACTGCCAGCGCTCGGTGCTGGAACGCCAGGTAGCCGAGGCCGGCCGCCGGGGGCTGGAGTTCCTGGCCGGCTATGAGCTCGAGTTCGCCGTGACGCCCGCCGGCAGCACCGACGTCGTCGCGGCACCCGGGCACCCCGGCCCCGCCTACAGCCCGCACGCGCTCGTCCGCCTCGACGGGTTCGTCGCCGCGCTGCTGCACGACTTCGCCGCCAACGGCCTGGAGATCGGCCAGCTGCACGCCGAATACGGCCCGGCCCAGCTGGAGCTGTCGCTGGCGGCCACCGACCCCGTGTCGGCCGCGGACGACCAGCTCCTGGCCCGCCAGACCATCCACGCCGCCGCGCACGCCCACGGCCTCGCCGTGAGCTTCGCGCCGCTGGTCAGCCTCGCGGCCGCCGGCAACGGCTGGCACCTGCACACGTCCGTGCGGCGCCGCGGCCGCAACCTGCTCGCGGGGGAGGGCCGGCCCGGCGATCTCGCGGGCGAGGGTGCCGCCTACCTCGGCGGCCTGCTGCGCGACCTGCCCGCCCTGACGGCCGTCACGGCCCCGAGCGTGCCCTCCACGCTGCGGCTGCGCCCGGGCTACTTCGCCGGCGCGTACGCGTTCTGGGGCGTGGAGAACCGCGAAGCGCCCCTGCGGTACGTGCCGGACTCGGCCCTGCTCGGCCCGGACCACGCGAACGTCGAGCTCAAGGCTTCCGACGCGTCGGCCAACCCGTACCTCGCGCTGGCGGTCGTGCTGGCCGCCGGGATGGCCGGCATCGAGGACGGCGCCCCGCTGCCCGAACCGATCGCCGAGGACCCGGGCGGCTGGACGGCGGGCGAACGCGAGACCCGCGGCGTCCTGCCGCTGCCCGCGAACCCCGCCGACCAGGCCGCGGCGCTGCTCGCGTCGCCCCGCGTCTCGGGCGCCCTCGGCGACGAGCTGCTGGGCGCGTTCCGCGCGGTCCGCGCGTCGGACGCGGCGTGGGCCGCGGACCGCACGCCGGAGGAGATCGTCGCGGCCCACGCTTGGCGGTACTGA
- a CDS encoding ROK family transcriptional regulator: MRRHNRTTLLRLLHVGGPSTRATLAAELGLNRSTIKTLVDGLAEAGVVEEKVPRPGRGAGRPSLLVLPQPHAAVVLAVDLQVEHVAIALVGLGGQILGRNSWNLRGRMREADEVITHVIESAAVLAGDLGVTPVAVGVSVPGVVRRADGHVHEAPNLRWTDVALGERLTSVLRIPVLVGNDAELGAVAEHLRGAARGSSDAVFVSADVGVGGGVIAQGSSLRGGAGYVGEIGHMVVRPGGRPCYCGSSGCWETEIGEAALCRALGLPEDTARGAILFELRELARDPEAALSRLEEFSEWLTLGLVNVVNLLGPQLVVLGDLLTVLPDSVIRAVAAEVRRRSLVSRAVGGTRIVSSALGADVKLLGAAEVAFEVVLDTV, encoded by the coding sequence GTGCGCCGGCACAACCGCACGACCTTGCTCCGCTTGCTGCACGTCGGCGGGCCGAGCACCCGGGCGACCCTGGCCGCGGAGCTGGGGCTCAACCGGAGCACGATCAAGACCCTCGTCGACGGGCTCGCGGAAGCGGGCGTCGTCGAGGAGAAGGTGCCGAGGCCGGGACGAGGGGCGGGCCGCCCCTCGCTCCTGGTCCTGCCCCAGCCGCACGCGGCGGTCGTGCTCGCGGTCGACCTGCAGGTCGAGCACGTGGCGATCGCGCTCGTGGGGCTGGGCGGCCAGATCCTCGGCCGCAACAGCTGGAACCTGCGCGGCCGGATGCGCGAGGCCGACGAGGTGATCACGCACGTGATCGAGTCGGCCGCCGTGCTGGCCGGCGACCTCGGGGTAACGCCCGTGGCCGTCGGGGTGTCGGTGCCCGGGGTCGTGCGGCGCGCCGACGGCCACGTGCACGAGGCGCCGAACCTGCGCTGGACCGACGTCGCCCTCGGCGAGCGCCTGACCAGCGTGCTGCGCATCCCCGTGCTGGTCGGCAACGACGCCGAGCTCGGCGCGGTCGCCGAGCACCTGCGCGGCGCGGCCCGCGGGTCGTCCGACGCCGTGTTCGTGTCCGCCGACGTCGGTGTCGGCGGCGGCGTCATCGCCCAAGGTTCGTCGCTGCGGGGCGGTGCGGGCTACGTCGGGGAGATCGGCCACATGGTCGTCCGCCCGGGCGGACGCCCCTGCTACTGCGGCAGCAGCGGCTGCTGGGAGACCGAGATCGGCGAGGCGGCCCTGTGCCGGGCCCTGGGCCTGCCGGAGGACACCGCACGGGGCGCGATCCTGTTCGAGCTGCGTGAGCTGGCCCGCGACCCCGAGGCGGCGCTCTCCCGGCTCGAGGAGTTCTCGGAGTGGCTCACTCTCGGGCTCGTCAACGTGGTCAACCTGCTGGGCCCGCAGCTCGTCGTGCTGGGCGACCTGCTCACGGTGCTGCCGGACTCGGTGATCCGCGCGGTGGCCGCCGAGGTCCGCCGGCGCAGCCTGGTGAGCCGGGCCGTCGGCGGGACGCGGATCGTGAGCTCGGCGCTGGGCGCGGACGTGAAGCTGCTGGGCGCCGCCGAGGTGGCGTTCGAGGTCGTCCTCGACACGGTCTAG
- a CDS encoding ATP-binding cassette domain-containing protein, translating into MSEPILDIKGLNKSFGPVHVLHDVDFAVRAGEVTALVGDNGAGKSTMVKCIAGIHPYDTGTVRFNGQEVHIHSPKDAADLGIEVVYQDLALADNLDIVQNMFLGRERGSQWLLDEASMEKAARETLASLSVRTVKSVRTPVSALSGGQRQTVAIAKSVLWNSKVVILDEPTAALGVAQTRQVLDLVRRLAEQGLGVVLISHNMADVFEVADRIDVLYLGRLVAEVQTKDVTTSQVVELITAGRSGDLGLARPEAVVL; encoded by the coding sequence ATGAGCGAGCCCATTCTCGACATCAAAGGTCTGAACAAGAGCTTCGGCCCGGTCCACGTCCTCCACGACGTGGACTTCGCTGTGCGAGCGGGTGAAGTGACCGCGCTCGTCGGCGACAACGGCGCCGGCAAGTCGACGATGGTCAAGTGCATCGCCGGCATCCACCCGTACGACACGGGAACCGTGCGGTTCAACGGCCAGGAAGTCCACATCCACAGCCCGAAGGACGCGGCCGATCTCGGCATCGAGGTCGTGTACCAGGACCTCGCGCTGGCCGACAACCTCGACATCGTCCAGAACATGTTCCTCGGCCGCGAGCGCGGCAGCCAGTGGCTGCTCGACGAGGCCAGCATGGAGAAGGCCGCGCGCGAAACGCTGGCCTCCCTGTCGGTGCGCACGGTGAAGTCCGTGCGCACGCCCGTCTCCGCGCTCTCCGGTGGTCAGCGCCAGACGGTCGCGATCGCCAAGTCGGTGCTGTGGAACAGCAAGGTCGTGATCCTCGACGAGCCGACCGCCGCCCTCGGTGTCGCACAGACCCGGCAGGTGCTGGACCTGGTCCGCCGGCTCGCGGAGCAGGGCCTCGGCGTGGTGCTGATCAGCCACAACATGGCCGACGTCTTCGAGGTCGCCGACCGCATCGACGTGCTGTACCTGGGCCGGCTCGTCGCCGAGGTCCAGACCAAGGATGTGACCACGAGCCAGGTGGTCGAACTCATCACCGCCGGCCGGTCGGGCGATCTCGGCTTGGCCCGCCCCGAAGCCGTCGTGCTGTGA
- a CDS encoding DMT family transporter — translation MYAGAAIAVGLFGHASPSGVAWLRCLGAAVVLLAWRRPARAAWRGRRFLLAAAFGVVTAVMNVAFYEAIARLPLGTVVALEFAGPVVVAAVGSRTRRDLGALALVAVGVVAIADVRLEGSALGVVFALAAAAAWAGYIVLGKRVAVAGDGVDSLAVGFAVATVVLSPLALGTGEVWSSPRMLLLGIGVGVLSTVVPYVLDQFVLRRVGRAGFAVLLALLPVTAGVTGYALLAQVPSLPEALGTLAVVAGVALRRRDEPTFDDVSPEPRY, via the coding sequence ATGTATGCCGGGGCGGCCATCGCGGTCGGGCTTTTCGGGCACGCCTCCCCCTCGGGGGTGGCCTGGCTGCGCTGCCTGGGCGCCGCTGTGGTGCTGCTCGCGTGGCGCCGGCCCGCCCGCGCTGCGTGGCGGGGCCGGCGGTTCCTGCTCGCCGCCGCGTTCGGCGTGGTCACCGCCGTCATGAACGTGGCCTTCTACGAGGCCATCGCCCGCCTCCCGCTCGGCACGGTCGTGGCGCTGGAGTTCGCCGGGCCCGTGGTCGTGGCGGCCGTGGGGTCGCGCACGCGCCGCGACCTCGGCGCGCTGGCGCTGGTGGCCGTCGGCGTCGTCGCGATCGCCGACGTGCGGCTGGAGGGCAGCGCGCTGGGCGTCGTGTTCGCCCTGGCCGCGGCGGCCGCGTGGGCCGGGTACATCGTGCTCGGCAAGCGCGTCGCGGTGGCCGGCGACGGCGTGGACAGCCTCGCGGTGGGCTTCGCCGTGGCCACGGTCGTGCTCTCGCCCCTGGCGCTCGGCACGGGTGAGGTGTGGTCTTCGCCACGTATGCTGCTGCTCGGCATCGGCGTGGGCGTGCTGTCGACGGTGGTGCCCTACGTGCTCGACCAGTTCGTGCTGCGGCGCGTGGGCCGGGCCGGCTTCGCGGTGCTGCTGGCGCTGCTCCCGGTCACGGCCGGAGTCACGGGGTACGCGCTGCTCGCGCAGGTGCCGAGCCTGCCGGAGGCGCTGGGCACCCTCGCGGTGGTCGCCGGGGTCGCGCTGCGCCGCAGGGACGAGCCCACGTTCGACGATGTCTCGCCTGAGCCGCGATACTGA